The sequence ATCGGATTTAAGAGAATTTATTGCTATAATGAAACAACATTCTTCTTCTCCAAAGCAATCTAAGCGAAATAATTCCTCCAATAAGTCAAAGTAATGGAAAATAAGTTACTAGCAAGTGTTTTGAAAGTATGTAGCATACTTAATAAACATTCTGTTCAATATATAGTAGTTGGTGGAACCGCGGTTGCCTTGCATGGCTATTTTCGCTTGTCACATGACTCTTCCGGAGCTGTCATGGAAAAGCATGATCTTGATTTTTGGTATAATCCAACTTACGATAATTATTTTAAACTCCTTAATGCACTGGAAGAATTAGGGAGGGATGTAACTGAATTTAAAAACGAAATTGCCCCTAATCCGAAAAGATCATTTTTTAGATTTGAAGAGGAATATTTCAAAATGGACTTTTTGCCTGAACTGCTTGGCCTCTCTAGATTTCGTTTATCCTT is a genomic window of Chitinophaga sp. LS1 containing:
- a CDS encoding nucleotidyltransferase, with product MENKLLASVLKVCSILNKHSVQYIVVGGTAVALHGYFRLSHDSSGAVMEKHDLDFWYNPTYDNYFKLLNALEELGRDVTEFKNEIAPNPKRSFFRFEEEYFKMDFLPELLGLSRFRLSFENRSVAEIDDIEVPYISYEDLLKSKLALAREKDIDDIEQLKIRRSQSEE